The Oryzias latipes chromosome 16, ASM223467v1 genomic sequence AGAGAGAAGTGAGCATCACTAAGCGGTTGATGAGCAAAAAACTGAGGAAAAGGAACTCTCACCAATGGCAGCGTGTGTTTCCACGCTGGAGCATTCTCTGGTTTCTGTTTGGAAATTTGATGTACAGATCTGTTCACAGACTGCATTTGTTGTATAAGTAATGCTTTGTGGCATATCAAATGTAATCTTACCATCACAGTTTGCATGTCGACTGTTGTCCACAGCTGCTCCTGCACCCCGATTGTTCTCAAAGCTATCCCAGTCTGGCTCCTCCTGGCTTTGGTCTGGGACCGGTCTGCCACTCATCCTGTTCTTCCTTGTATTTCCTGGCTGTCTTTGGAGATTGGTGCTTTGTCTCACTCTTTTACCATCCAGCATCATTTCTTCCTCACTACTGAGATCGCTCTGCTCCTCCCTTGCTTGCACTTGTCCCTGATATCCGCTTTGCTTCTGCCCGTCGTGATCCTCGATCAGTCTGCTGCTCGTGTCAGTTAGTTTCAGGTTTTGTCCTGCTGGTCTCCTCCATGGAACGGCCTGGTTTGCAGCACCTTCGAGAATCAGGATTTCATCACTCTCCTTGAATTTCTCTGAAAAGAGTCAAAGTTATTTAGACTTTCAGACTTTAAGATGCATATGAACTTTGCACCTATTCATTGCTTTTATGCCGATTTTAAAGCAACAAGTTAGatttaaattgaacttttttttacaaagttttaaaattaaatttggttttaagtgtttttgttcGCTTTTTACTTGGAAATTCATCTGCATTCTCAGTGGATTTTgcctcagaaaaaaaactgtcattattttaatcaaatgttgtTCTATTTTGTATATTCAAGAGAAACACATCGTTGCAGAAATAAATACAGACTGAAATAATGCAACACATAGTATAAGTTGTGCACCTTCTGAATCCTGCTCTTCAACTTGACTGCTGTGTAGGTTTCTGTAAGCTACTCAAAGAAGAAAAGGGATAAAGACTGTTGGTTAGAGTTATTCAATCCAATTAAAACTACTTTGgaagaaaaaatctaaaaattcaAGTAAcggcatttgaaaaaaaacggacttccatatttttttaaaacactgtcTGTTTTTAGGGGAACTGAGATCACAATGAGGATCTGGTAAGAACAGCTACCTGCAGCTATCATTTCACTTTACATATGAAACTAGGTTGACCTCACCAGGGGGATTTGCTGTGGTGGTCTTCTCTGTGGTTGAGCCAAATGTCCCTAAAAAAGGAATAAGAAAATTTGGattgtggtctttttttttctttttttttttaaagaagagtaGCATTTGAACAGTACTTACCCTTTAAAAAATTGACCACATTGTTTCTTTGAGCTTGAAAAGATATATAGTAAAAGAAATGTGgggttaaaaaatgaacaacaaaaacttttcatCACACAGTGTCTGTGGCTCACCTCTGACTGGAGCGTTTTCCACCACGGCTGCTAGAGGAAGCAGCAGAAGACAAAAGATgacactaaaaaaaatcaaaagtccttttttaatcaaatgactTTCAGCACAAAACAGCTACAGCCAAAATCAACGCGCATATTTAAATGAATGACAAATTGTAAACTCACGTCTTCATTGTTGACTTGTGCCCGCAGTCCTTTGCTTTGTTTGCCTAAGAGAGTGCTGTAAGGTTTTTATGTGGAGCCACATCAAAGCCTTTACCTCAGTTAATTGTAGTTTCTGGTAAGATGCTCCAGATTGACTTCTATCTTACCATTGTGTGTTGAACATTGCATTAGTTGTGCGAAGAGGTGCAACAAGCAGGCTAGTTTCTGGTAAGTAGACAAAGGCCTACTTCTTATAGATCAAGGTGAAACGGTCATTCTTCACGTTGAAACTCAGATTGCTTTCATCTTCTCCTCTTTTATGTTCTAATTGCAGGTAGTGGGTTACTATGAAAGATGCCACTGGCTgtttaagtctttta encodes the following:
- the LOC101174619 gene encoding uncharacterized protein LOC101174619 isoform X3, with product MKTVIFCLLLLPLAAVVENAPVRAQRNNVVNFLKGTFGSTTEKTTTANPPEKFKESDEILILEGAANQAVPWRRPAGQNLKLTDTSSRLIEDHDGQKQSGYQGQVQAREEQSDLSSEEEMMLDGKRVRQSTNLQRQPGNTRKNRMSGRPVPDQSQEEPDWDSFENNRGAGAAVDNSRHANCDETRECSSVETHAAIGPDRFPALPAFS
- the LOC101174619 gene encoding uncharacterized protein LOC101174619 isoform X1, whose amino-acid sequence is MKTVIFCLLLLPLAAVVENAPVRAQRNNVVNFLKGTFGSTTEKTTTANPPAYRNLHSSQVEEQDSEEKFKESDEILILEGAANQAVPWRRPAGQNLKLTDTSSRLIEDHDGQKQSGYQGQVQAREEQSDLSSEEEMMLDGKRVRQSTNLQRQPGNTRKNRMSGRPVPDQSQEEPDWDSFENNRGAGAAVDNSRHANCDETRECSSVETHAAIGESSFSSVFCSSTA
- the LOC101174619 gene encoding uncharacterized protein LOC101174619 isoform X2, which codes for MKTVIFCLLLLPLAAVVENAPVRAQRNNVVNFLKGTFGSTTEKTTTANPPAYRNLHSSQVEEQDSEEKFKESDEILILEGAANQAVPWRRPAGQNLKLTDTSSRLIEDHDGQKQSGYQGQVQAREEQSDLSSEEEMMLDGKRVRQSTNLQRQPGNTRKNRMSGRPVPDQSQEEPDWDSFENNRGAGAAVDNSRHANCDETRECSSVETHAAIGPDRFPALPAFS